The Neomonachus schauinslandi chromosome 4, ASM220157v2, whole genome shotgun sequence genome includes a region encoding these proteins:
- the DERL1 gene encoding derlin-1 isoform X1 produces MSDIGDWFRSIPAITRYWFAATVAVPLVGKLGLISPAYFFLWPEAFLYRFQIWRPITATFYFPVGPGTGFLYLVNLYFLYQYSTRLETGAFDGRPADYLFMLLFNWICIVITGLAMDMQLLMIPLIMSVLYVWAQLNRDMIVSFWFGTRFKACYLPWVILGFNYIIGGSVINELIGNLVGHLYFFLMFRYPMDLGGRNFLSTPQFLYRWLPSRRGGVSGFGVPPASMRRAADQNGGGGRHNWGQGFRLGDQ; encoded by the exons ATGTCGGATATCGGGGACTGGTTCAGGAGCATCCCGGCCATAACGCGCTATTGGTTCGCCGCCACTGTCGCGGTGCCCTTGGTCGGCAAACTCGGTCTCATCAGCCCGGCCTACTTCTTTCTCTGGCCCGAAGCCTTCCTCTATCGCTTCCAG ATTTGGAGGCCAATCACTGCCACCTTTTATTTCCCTGTGGGTCCAGGAACTGGATTTCTTTATTTGgtcaatttatatttcttatatcagTATTCTACACGACTTGAAACAG gaGCTTTTGATGGGAGGCCGGCAGACTATTTATTCATGCTCCTCTTTAACTGGATTTGCATCGTG ATTACTGGCTTAGCGATGGATATGCAG TTGCTGATGATTCCTCTGATCATGTCAGTACTCTATGTCTGGGCCCAGCTGAACAGAGACATGATTGTATCATTTTGGTTTGGAACACGATTTAAG gCCTGTTATTTACCTTGGGTTATCCTTGGATTCAACTATATCATCGGAGGCTC GGTAATCAATGAGCTAATTGGAAATCTTGTTGgacatctttatttcttcctaatGTTCAGATACCCGATGGACTTGGGAGGAAGAAATTTTCTTTCCACGCCTCAGTTTTT GTACCGCTGGCTgcccagcaggagaggaggggtGTCAGGATTCGGTGTGCCCCCCGCTAGCATGAGGCGAGCTGCAGACCAGAACGGCGGAGGCGGGAGACATAACTGGGGACAGGGCTTTCGGCTTGGGGACCAGTGA
- the DERL1 gene encoding derlin-1 isoform X2 — translation MSDIGDWFRSIPAITRYWFAATVAVPLVGKLGLISPAYFFLWPEAFLYRFQIWRPITATFYFPVGPGTGFLYLVNLYFLYQYSTRLETGAFDGRPADYLFMLLFNWICIVITGLAMDMQLLMIPLIMSVLYVWAQLNRDMIVSFWFGTRFKACYLPWVILGFNYIIGGSYPMDLGGRNFLSTPQFLYRWLPSRRGGVSGFGVPPASMRRAADQNGGGGRHNWGQGFRLGDQ, via the exons ATGTCGGATATCGGGGACTGGTTCAGGAGCATCCCGGCCATAACGCGCTATTGGTTCGCCGCCACTGTCGCGGTGCCCTTGGTCGGCAAACTCGGTCTCATCAGCCCGGCCTACTTCTTTCTCTGGCCCGAAGCCTTCCTCTATCGCTTCCAG ATTTGGAGGCCAATCACTGCCACCTTTTATTTCCCTGTGGGTCCAGGAACTGGATTTCTTTATTTGgtcaatttatatttcttatatcagTATTCTACACGACTTGAAACAG gaGCTTTTGATGGGAGGCCGGCAGACTATTTATTCATGCTCCTCTTTAACTGGATTTGCATCGTG ATTACTGGCTTAGCGATGGATATGCAG TTGCTGATGATTCCTCTGATCATGTCAGTACTCTATGTCTGGGCCCAGCTGAACAGAGACATGATTGTATCATTTTGGTTTGGAACACGATTTAAG gCCTGTTATTTACCTTGGGTTATCCTTGGATTCAACTATATCATCGGAGGCTC ATACCCGATGGACTTGGGAGGAAGAAATTTTCTTTCCACGCCTCAGTTTTT GTACCGCTGGCTgcccagcaggagaggaggggtGTCAGGATTCGGTGTGCCCCCCGCTAGCATGAGGCGAGCTGCAGACCAGAACGGCGGAGGCGGGAGACATAACTGGGGACAGGGCTTTCGGCTTGGGGACCAGTGA
- the DERL1 gene encoding derlin-1 isoform X3, whose product MSDIGDWFRSIPAITRYWFAATVAVPLVGKLGLISPAYFFLWPEAFLYRFQIWRPITATFYFPVGPGTGFLYLVNLYFLYQYSTRLETGAFDGRPADYLFMLLFNWICIVITGLAMDMQLLMIPLIMSVLYVWAQLNRDMIVSFWFGTRFKACYLPWVILGFNYIIGGSVINELIGNLVGHLYFFLMFRYPMDLGGRNFLSTPQFLISECHPMWRFLYRGK is encoded by the exons ATGTCGGATATCGGGGACTGGTTCAGGAGCATCCCGGCCATAACGCGCTATTGGTTCGCCGCCACTGTCGCGGTGCCCTTGGTCGGCAAACTCGGTCTCATCAGCCCGGCCTACTTCTTTCTCTGGCCCGAAGCCTTCCTCTATCGCTTCCAG ATTTGGAGGCCAATCACTGCCACCTTTTATTTCCCTGTGGGTCCAGGAACTGGATTTCTTTATTTGgtcaatttatatttcttatatcagTATTCTACACGACTTGAAACAG gaGCTTTTGATGGGAGGCCGGCAGACTATTTATTCATGCTCCTCTTTAACTGGATTTGCATCGTG ATTACTGGCTTAGCGATGGATATGCAG TTGCTGATGATTCCTCTGATCATGTCAGTACTCTATGTCTGGGCCCAGCTGAACAGAGACATGATTGTATCATTTTGGTTTGGAACACGATTTAAG gCCTGTTATTTACCTTGGGTTATCCTTGGATTCAACTATATCATCGGAGGCTC GGTAATCAATGAGCTAATTGGAAATCTTGTTGgacatctttatttcttcctaatGTTCAGATACCCGATGGACTTGGGAGGAAGAAATTTTCTTTCCACGCCTCAGTTTTT